A stretch of DNA from Candidatus Desulfatibia profunda:
TACACTGAAAAGCAGAATGTCTCCGGAGATATCATCGGGATACCGCGCGCTGCCACGGTCATTGAGGGTCATGAAACCCATACCCGTACCGCCGAGGTGACCATAGACCTGGGAAAGGTGCCGGGAATCGAGAAAGATATTATATCTATGTTAAAAGACACGATGGTGCGGGTGCCGGTGACCCAGGCCGTTATCTACGGCTGGTACGATAATGAAATGGGCAGCTATGTGAACATCTTGGGTGACCGAACGGTGTCCGTGGCTGAAGACATGTGAATAGGGGAGGCCTTTGCTGAACACCTTTAACAGAATCTGGGATTTTTTTGTGTCCGTGAAGCTGTCGGTGGTACTTTTGCTGTCACTTGCAGGCGCTTCGATCATCGGGACCGTGGTTCCGCAAAACGAAAGCCCCGACGCCTATTTGCAGGCGTATGGTGAGGTTCTTTACAGAATATTTTACACCGTAGACATTTTTGACATGTATCATTCCTGGTGGTTTCAGCTTTTGCTGGTTTTGCTGACCATCAATGTAGTTGTGTGTTCCATCGATCGTTTTGCGGCCACCTGGAAGATCGTATTTGTCAAGAATCCGCCGTTTAATATCTCAAAATTCAGGAACCAATCCGATACGA
This window harbors:
- a CDS encoding cytochrome c biogenesis protein ResB; the protein is MLNTFNRIWDFFVSVKLSVVLLLSLAGASIIGTVVPQNESPDAYLQAYGEVLYRIFYTVDIFDMYHSWWFQLLLVLLTINVVVCSIDRFAATWKIVFVKNPPFNISKFRNQSDTIEFADSRLAEDLKKKHISVASNYFGYKRIEDTDRGFCIFAEKWRWTRLGAYMVHLSVILLLLGGLIGSMFGFEGFVNIAEGETVNSIRLRYGSRSQALDFD